The Flavobacterium sp. 123 genome contains a region encoding:
- a CDS encoding NADP-dependent glyceraldehyde-3-phosphate dehydrogenase — MNTIPQEYQINDLLIQDTYLVNGELKKWTGETTPVFSTISSTENYQPTLLGSIPFMGETEALEAVAAADAAFKNGQGLWPTMKVVDRIKCMENFVTQMKTTRAEVVKLLMWEIGKSLGDSEKEFDRTVEYIYDTIESLKELNSRSAHFSKVQGIHAMVRRGPLGVVLCLGPYNYPLNETFSLLIPALIMGNPVIFKPAKHGVLLISPLLEAFRSSFPKGAINILYGRGREVASPVMKSGKVDILALIGNSKSAIALQDQHPNKNRLRLVLGLEAKNPAIILPDADLDLAIQECIAGSLSFNGQRCTALKILYVHESIAEEFNKRFAAKVDALAYGNPWEKGVMLTPLPEKEKPAYIQELIDDATSKGAKVINAKGGQHSDNFIFPAVLFPINKDMRVYHEEQFGPVVPVLTFKDIQEPLNDMAESNYGQQVSLFGKDIKTIAPLIDTLVNLVCRVNLNSSCQRGPDVFPFTGRKDSAVGTLSIHDALRSFSIRTFVASKDNEYNNNILQELLNSKESNFINTDYIL; from the coding sequence ATGAATACAATACCTCAAGAATATCAAATTAACGATTTACTTATTCAAGATACTTATTTAGTAAACGGTGAATTGAAAAAATGGACTGGAGAAACTACACCTGTATTTTCTACCATCTCTTCAACAGAAAATTACCAACCTACTTTATTAGGTTCAATTCCTTTTATGGGAGAAACGGAAGCTCTTGAAGCGGTTGCTGCTGCCGATGCTGCGTTTAAAAATGGACAAGGTTTATGGCCAACCATGAAAGTGGTAGACCGTATTAAATGTATGGAGAATTTTGTAACTCAAATGAAAACAACTCGTGCAGAAGTAGTAAAACTATTGATGTGGGAAATTGGAAAATCATTAGGAGATTCAGAAAAAGAATTTGATAGAACAGTAGAATATATTTACGATACTATCGAAAGTTTAAAAGAATTAAACAGTCGTAGTGCTCATTTTTCTAAAGTTCAAGGAATACATGCGATGGTTCGTAGAGGACCTCTAGGTGTTGTATTGTGTTTAGGACCATACAATTATCCATTGAATGAAACATTTTCGTTGCTTATTCCAGCATTAATCATGGGAAATCCTGTAATTTTCAAACCAGCGAAACACGGAGTTTTATTGATTTCACCTTTATTAGAAGCTTTCAGAAGTAGTTTCCCAAAAGGAGCTATTAATATCTTATATGGTAGAGGTCGTGAAGTAGCTTCGCCAGTTATGAAATCAGGAAAAGTTGATATTTTAGCTTTGATTGGAAATAGTAAATCAGCTATTGCATTACAAGATCAACACCCTAATAAAAATAGATTGCGTTTAGTTTTAGGATTAGAAGCAAAAAATCCAGCTATTATTTTACCAGATGCTGATTTAGATTTGGCTATCCAAGAATGTATTGCAGGTTCTTTATCTTTTAATGGACAACGTTGTACTGCATTGAAAATTTTATACGTACACGAATCTATTGCTGAAGAATTTAACAAGCGTTTTGCCGCTAAAGTTGATGCTTTGGCTTATGGAAATCCATGGGAAAAAGGAGTGATGCTTACTCCATTACCAGAAAAAGAGAAACCAGCTTACATACAAGAATTAATTGATGATGCTACAAGTAAAGGAGCAAAAGTGATTAATGCAAAAGGAGGACAACATTCTGATAATTTTATCTTCCCAGCTGTTTTGTTTCCTATAAATAAAGACATGCGTGTATATCACGAAGAGCAATTTGGACCAGTTGTACCTGTTTTAACTTTCAAAGATATTCAAGAGCCTTTGAATGATATGGCTGAATCAAACTATGGTCAACAAGTGAGTTTGTTTGGTAAAGACATCAAAACTATCGCTCCACTTATTGATACATTAGTAAACTTAGTTTGTAGAGTTAACTTAAACAGTTCTTGTCAAAGAGGACCTGATGTATTCCCTTTTACAGGAAGAAAGGATTCTGCTGTAGGAACATTGAGTATTCATGATGCTTTGCGTTCCTTCTCAATTAGAACTTTTGTAGCTTCTAAGGATAATGAATACAATAATAACATTCTACAAGAATTGTTAAATAGTAAAGAATCAAATTTCATTAACACCGATTATATTTTGTAA
- a CDS encoding rhodanese-like domain-containing protein — MNLTQEDWISQYEADENSVILDVRTEDEYNDGIIENAINIDIHMGQGFISELESLDKNKNYYVYCRSGARSAKACEIMNELGFENAYNLLGGIIEWNGDIVAP; from the coding sequence ATGAATTTAACACAAGAAGATTGGATTTCTCAATACGAGGCCGACGAAAATTCGGTAATACTTGATGTGAGAACTGAAGATGAATATAATGATGGAATTATAGAAAATGCCATAAATATTGATATTCATATGGGTCAAGGTTTTATTAGTGAATTAGAATCATTGGATAAAAATAAAAATTATTATGTGTATTGCCGTTCTGGAGCAAGAAGTGCTAAAGCGTGCGAAATCATGAATGAATTAGGTTTTGAAAACGCCTATAATTTGTTAGGTGGGATTATAGAATGGAATGGAGATATTGTTGCTCCTTAA
- a CDS encoding Crp/Fnr family transcriptional regulator, whose product MHSQIKKIFPSFSNELIAEIEANDSIKSFESGSTIMRTGQYIKNTVLVTKGQIKVYREGEDGGEFFMYYLQPGQACAISMVCATKNEKSQIMAKVVEDAELIMVPLSLMDTWMMKHRSWYEFVIHTYRSRFEEVLEVIDSIAFRAMDERLEFYLKRHKDACGCKDLKLSHQEIASELNTSREVISRLLKKMEQRNLLKLHRNHIELLK is encoded by the coding sequence ATGCACAGTCAAATAAAGAAAATATTCCCTTCTTTTTCTAACGAATTAATTGCTGAAATTGAAGCAAATGACTCCATAAAATCTTTTGAATCTGGTAGTACAATCATGCGAACGGGTCAATATATAAAAAATACTGTTTTAGTTACTAAAGGTCAGATCAAAGTATATCGTGAAGGCGAAGATGGCGGGGAGTTTTTTATGTATTATTTACAACCAGGTCAGGCTTGTGCTATTTCAATGGTGTGTGCCACTAAAAATGAAAAAAGCCAAATTATGGCAAAAGTAGTTGAAGATGCCGAATTAATAATGGTTCCTTTATCCTTAATGGATACTTGGATGATGAAACACCGCAGCTGGTATGAATTTGTAATCCACACCTACCGCAGTCGTTTTGAAGAAGTGCTAGAAGTAATTGACAGCATAGCCTTTAGAGCAATGGATGAACGTTTAGAATTTTATTTAAAACGCCATAAAGACGCTTGTGGATGTAAAGATTTGAAATTATCTCATCAAGAAATTGCATCAGAATTGAACACCTCAAGAGAAGTTATATCCCGTTTACTCAAAAAAATGGAACAACGGAATCTACTTAAATTACACCGCAATCATATCGAACTGTTAAAATAA